One Acetobacterium sp. KB-1 DNA segment encodes these proteins:
- a CDS encoding NAD(P)H-dependent oxidoreductase — MEKEETRDLILNIFNNRYTCKGYDADKKVSAEDFTVIMEAARLSPSSMGLEPWKFVLLNNRVIREKIKPFAWGAEVSLDGASHFVLILARKSVDLQPDSDYVEYIMNDIQHFSDDLRQARKNKLASFQADDLKIVGNDRAFFDWAGKQTYIPLANMLTAAAMLGVDSTPMEGFNTEKVEAVLVKEGILDPVHFGLSCMIAFGYKNRDHRPKTRRKIEEILETID; from the coding sequence TTGGAAAAGGAAGAAACAAGAGATCTGATTCTGAATATATTTAATAATCGTTATACCTGCAAGGGTTACGATGCCGATAAAAAAGTTAGCGCTGAAGATTTTACGGTGATTATGGAGGCGGCGCGGCTGTCGCCCAGCTCAATGGGGCTGGAACCCTGGAAATTTGTGTTACTGAATAACCGGGTGATCCGCGAGAAAATTAAGCCCTTCGCCTGGGGTGCGGAGGTCAGTTTGGATGGTGCCAGTCATTTCGTCCTGATTCTGGCCAGAAAATCCGTTGATCTCCAACCGGACTCCGACTACGTGGAGTATATAATGAACGATATCCAGCATTTTAGCGACGATTTGAGACAGGCGCGAAAAAATAAGCTGGCGAGCTTTCAGGCGGACGATCTGAAAATCGTCGGAAATGATCGGGCCTTTTTTGACTGGGCCGGCAAACAAACCTACATTCCACTCGCAAATATGCTAACCGCTGCCGCCATGCTGGGAGTCGATTCTACCCCCATGGAAGGCTTTAATACTGAAAAGGTGGAAGCGGTTCTGGTTAAAGAAGGCATTCTTGACCCGGTCCATTTTGGATTATCCTGCATGATTGCCTTTGGTTACAAAAACAGAGACCATCGTCCTAAAACAAGAAGAAAAATAGAAGAAATTCTGGAAACCATTGATTAA
- a CDS encoding ABC transporter ATP-binding protein, translating into MNIIEINQLTKYYGKHRGIENVSFSVEEGEIFGFIGPNGAGKSTTIRALLSLIHPTSGSATIFGKDCIKYGNEIRRDIGYLPSEVFYYEHMKVREVLNYSASFYENVDYRRIESLAEVMDLDLNKRIDDLSYGNKKKVGIIQGLLHEPKLIILDEPTGGLDPLMQQKFFDLIQAENQNGATVLFSSHILSEVQKLCGRVAIIKDGTIVRVENIRDMQKHNYKKFTLDYKGIIDVHHFNLEGVTNLTVSENTLHFLFKGDINRIIERLQGQNLLNLLVEEPSLEEIFMHYYQKEDLP; encoded by the coding sequence ATGAATATAATTGAAATCAATCAGTTGACAAAATATTATGGAAAACATCGAGGCATCGAAAATGTATCCTTTTCTGTGGAAGAAGGTGAGATCTTCGGTTTCATTGGTCCCAACGGAGCTGGTAAATCTACCACGATTCGGGCCCTGCTATCGCTGATTCATCCGACCAGCGGTTCGGCTACAATTTTCGGTAAAGACTGTATCAAGTACGGCAATGAAATTCGCCGGGACATTGGCTACCTGCCTTCAGAGGTTTTTTATTATGAGCATATGAAGGTTCGCGAAGTGCTCAATTATTCGGCCAGCTTTTATGAAAATGTTGACTACCGACGGATCGAAAGTTTGGCTGAAGTCATGGATCTTGATTTAAATAAGCGCATTGACGACCTGTCCTACGGAAACAAAAAGAAAGTTGGCATTATTCAGGGACTGCTCCATGAACCCAAACTGATTATTCTGGATGAACCTACCGGAGGTCTGGACCCACTGATGCAACAGAAATTTTTTGACCTGATCCAGGCGGAAAACCAGAACGGTGCCACGGTTTTATTCTCCTCTCACATTCTTTCTGAGGTTCAAAAGCTGTGCGGCCGAGTTGCCATCATCAAGGACGGCACCATTGTTCGCGTCGAAAATATCCGGGATATGCAAAAGCACAATTATAAAAAATTCACCCTGGATTATAAGGGAATTATTGACGTGCACCACTTTAACCTGGAAGGGGTTACTAATTTAACGGTCAGCGAGAACACCCTCCATTTTTTATTTAAAGGGGATATTAATCGCATAATTGAGCGGCTTCAGGGGCAGAACCTTTTAAATCTACTGGTTGAGGAACCCAGTCTTGAGGAAATTTTTATGCATTATTACCAGAAGGAGGATCTGCCATGA
- a CDS encoding ABC transporter permease subunit yields MNILKQELRMGRNALVVWCISLIGILSLFMLLYPSISGQLEEFEKVFHSLPIEFQQAAGVADLDLSSILSFYQFALTYVLLAGAIQAMNLGVSVISAEVREKTGDFLFVKPVSRNRVISMKILAVLVQILITNAVVFTTALILVTVLGTESYDFKLFTLVTLSLLFLQVFFASLGLFVSVFLRRIRTVLPISMGVVIIFYIIHLLNETLKDVTLGLVSPFDYFNLSEITKSMNYDSLNLLLWFVLVGLFIFLTYKLFARKDLPSI; encoded by the coding sequence ATGAACATCCTAAAACAGGAGTTGCGGATGGGCCGAAACGCACTGGTCGTCTGGTGTATCTCACTGATTGGGATTTTAAGCCTTTTTATGCTGCTTTACCCGTCTATTTCCGGCCAATTGGAAGAATTTGAGAAGGTTTTTCATAGCCTCCCCATTGAATTTCAACAAGCGGCAGGGGTTGCCGACCTGGATCTTTCCAGCATTCTGAGTTTTTATCAATTTGCCCTGACCTATGTTTTACTGGCCGGTGCCATCCAGGCCATGAACCTCGGTGTTTCGGTTATTTCTGCTGAAGTCCGGGAAAAAACCGGAGACTTTTTATTTGTCAAACCAGTCAGCCGAAATCGGGTGATTTCCATGAAAATCCTGGCCGTACTGGTTCAGATTCTGATTACCAATGCCGTCGTTTTTACAACCGCTCTGATTCTGGTGACCGTGCTTGGCACTGAATCCTATGATTTTAAACTCTTTACCCTGGTTACCCTGAGTTTACTCTTTCTTCAGGTTTTCTTTGCCAGCCTGGGGCTCTTTGTGTCCGTTTTCTTAAGACGAATCCGAACCGTTTTACCCATTAGTATGGGCGTGGTCATTATTTTTTATATTATCCACCTGCTTAATGAAACATTAAAAGATGTAACGCTTGGACTGGTGTCACCTTTTGACTATTTTAATCTCTCGGAAATAACCAAAAGCATGAACTACGATTCACTGAATTTACTGTTATGGTTTGTTTTGGTGGGGCTGTTTATCTTCTTAACCTATAAGCTTTTTGCCAGAAAAGATTTACCATCGATCTAA
- a CDS encoding ABC transporter permease subunit, whose translation MNVFKKEMKANLKSLIIWGCAQVFIIFAGMMKYQGFADSKVDINALFDAFPKEIMVVFGLGSVDISKVAGYYSVFFLYFMLLAAVHAVMFGAVVVSKEERDHCADFIYTKPIRRFQVISPKLLAGVVNILIFNMVTFAASVFFIAQHNNGDGLIDKVSLTMLALFMLQLFFLALGAMFGAILKNTKRATAVASGLVMGFFLLSVVVDLYDKLAFLTIFTPFKYFEGAALMINDQLSFNSAAILLTVTLIFFGLTFVAFSRRDLAT comes from the coding sequence ATGAATGTGTTTAAAAAAGAAATGAAAGCCAATCTTAAGTCGTTGATCATCTGGGGCTGTGCCCAGGTTTTTATTATCTTTGCCGGAATGATGAAATATCAGGGATTTGCCGATTCCAAGGTGGACATCAATGCCCTGTTTGATGCTTTTCCAAAAGAGATAATGGTCGTTTTTGGTCTCGGCTCGGTGGATATCAGTAAGGTTGCCGGATATTATTCGGTCTTCTTTCTCTACTTTATGCTACTGGCTGCTGTCCATGCCGTAATGTTTGGGGCGGTCGTGGTATCCAAGGAAGAACGGGATCACTGTGCTGATTTTATTTATACCAAACCAATTCGCCGATTTCAGGTGATCAGCCCCAAGCTGCTCGCCGGCGTTGTCAATATTCTGATATTTAACATGGTGACCTTTGCCGCTTCGGTTTTTTTCATTGCTCAGCACAACAATGGCGATGGCTTAATTGACAAGGTTTCCCTCACGATGCTGGCACTTTTTATGCTCCAGCTATTCTTTCTCGCTTTGGGAGCCATGTTTGGTGCCATTTTAAAAAATACCAAAAGAGCAACCGCTGTCGCATCCGGCCTGGTCATGGGTTTCTTTCTCTTATCGGTGGTTGTTGATTTATATGATAAGCTGGCGTTTCTTACGATCTTTACGCCTTTTAAGTATTTTGAAGGGGCCGCTTTGATGATCAATGATCAGCTTTCCTTTAACTCTGCCGCAATTTTACTGACCGTTACCCTGATTTTTTTCGGTTTAACTTTTGTGGCCTTTAGTAGGCGGGATTTAGCCACCTAA
- a CDS encoding ABC transporter substrate-binding protein: protein MKRKKLLSTVVILAVVISLCLGGCSVGTSSTVSSTRMVTNSEGVEIEIPAQITKAAPAIGAFAQMTEIVGGPGMISAAATDNISDYFKTVFPDYLESNPNNYDTGSIEGVIASGTQVVYGPDSVYSDEQVAQLDQAKIPFVAINNIKNVEGMCESFKIIGEIFGEDGVKKAQEFVDYYQGNIKKAGELTAKVEAANKVTIMSLRYAGGTYSTINGQDICNEYFESAGGINVAKEYTNTSSGTGLSVNTEQIVTWNPQVIMAFTKSAKDAILSDPTLADVAAVKNQKVYVCPYGVYNWSVRSGEGAMLPLWLGTIMYPDLFADTDMKQVVSDFFKSYYGYDISPEEITTVLAGSSK, encoded by the coding sequence ATGAAAAGAAAAAAATTGTTAAGCACTGTTGTTATTTTGGCGGTAGTCATTTCGCTTTGCCTTGGAGGCTGTAGTGTCGGAACATCAAGTACGGTTTCCAGCACCCGAATGGTTACCAATAGCGAAGGGGTAGAAATTGAAATTCCAGCGCAAATTACCAAAGCCGCTCCGGCGATTGGAGCATTTGCGCAGATGACTGAAATTGTCGGGGGACCGGGGATGATTTCAGCTGCTGCTACGGATAATATTTCAGATTATTTTAAGACCGTATTCCCGGATTATCTTGAAAGCAATCCGAATAATTATGATACGGGTTCCATCGAAGGTGTTATAGCTTCAGGTACTCAGGTTGTTTATGGACCAGACAGCGTTTATTCAGATGAGCAAGTAGCGCAGCTTGACCAGGCCAAGATCCCCTTTGTTGCCATTAATAATATAAAAAATGTTGAGGGAATGTGTGAATCATTTAAGATTATCGGTGAAATTTTTGGCGAAGATGGCGTCAAAAAAGCGCAGGAATTCGTTGATTATTATCAGGGAAATATTAAAAAAGCAGGGGAACTGACGGCTAAGGTGGAAGCGGCAAATAAGGTAACCATTATGAGCCTTCGCTATGCGGGAGGCACCTATTCAACCATTAATGGACAAGATATTTGCAATGAATACTTTGAGTCCGCCGGCGGAATTAACGTGGCTAAAGAGTATACCAATACCTCGTCCGGTACCGGCTTATCCGTTAACACCGAACAAATCGTAACCTGGAACCCGCAGGTGATTATGGCCTTTACCAAATCGGCAAAAGACGCAATTTTGAGTGATCCTACGCTGGCTGATGTTGCTGCTGTTAAAAACCAGAAGGTTTACGTTTGTCCTTATGGTGTTTATAATTGGTCGGTTAGAAGCGGAGAAGGTGCCATGCTGCCATTGTGGCTGGGGACGATTATGTATCCGGATTTATTTGCAGATACTGATATGAAACAGGTCGTTTCGGATTTCTTTAAGAGCTACTATGGCTATGATATTTCCCCTGAGGAAATCACAACAGTTTTGGCTGGGAGTTCCAAATAG
- a CDS encoding ABC transporter ATP-binding protein, whose amino-acid sequence MKLELNHLQCSYGEKIIVNDFSATIESGEIFCLLGPNGIGKTTLFKTILRFLPIKKGTITINDQDIYSYSKKDYARLIGYVPQSHTPPFAYTVMDVVVMGRTAHMDAFGSPGKKDYDFVSKLLERLEIADLKNRKYTELSGGERQMVLIARALAQEPVFLMMDEPTSNLDFGNQVKVIQNIKDLAKQGLGVIMTTHSPDHVFQCNAKVVLMMQDKRYLVGHVSDILSETTLTDTYGVHIAILEDQYQNQSFNFCQPIFESKP is encoded by the coding sequence ATGAAGCTTGAATTGAACCACTTGCAATGCAGCTATGGTGAGAAAATTATCGTCAACGATTTTTCAGCAACCATCGAATCGGGAGAAATTTTTTGTTTGCTGGGACCCAATGGGATTGGAAAGACAACCCTCTTTAAGACAATTCTACGATTCCTGCCGATTAAAAAAGGCACCATTACAATTAATGACCAGGATATTTACAGCTATTCAAAAAAGGATTACGCCAGGCTGATTGGTTATGTCCCGCAATCGCATACCCCGCCGTTTGCATATACAGTGATGGACGTGGTCGTAATGGGCAGAACAGCCCACATGGATGCCTTTGGATCGCCGGGTAAAAAAGATTATGACTTTGTGTCCAAGCTTTTGGAGCGGCTGGAGATCGCTGATCTTAAAAACCGAAAATACACCGAACTTAGTGGTGGTGAACGGCAAATGGTTCTCATTGCCAGAGCTTTGGCACAAGAACCGGTTTTTTTAATGATGGATGAGCCGACCTCCAATCTTGATTTTGGCAACCAGGTAAAGGTTATTCAAAATATTAAGGATTTAGCCAAGCAGGGGTTAGGCGTTATCATGACCACGCATTCACCAGACCATGTTTTTCAATGTAATGCCAAGGTGGTATTAATGATGCAAGACAAACGCTATCTGGTGGGACACGTATCGGATATTCTCAGCGAAACCACGCTGACGGATACCTATGGTGTTCACATCGCCATTTTAGAGGACCAATACCAGAACCAGTCCTTTAACTTTTGTCAGCCAATATTTGAGAGTAAACCGTAA
- a CDS encoding iron ABC transporter permease: MKDTAVQKKARLFQIDWSAQKNWIIGIVLIVTIILVAGISLSFGEYSIPLDQIRDLFISQITQRPLDAADQKAATVLFLIRIPRIILALLVGAALSASGAAYQGVFKNPMVSPDILGVAGGAGVGAAIALLLGFPTIGVHLLSFLFGIGAVSLVLVLSKLVGKSQGTLLIMVLSGVVISSIFSALTSLIKYLADADDKLPEITFWLMGSFARSGSYQNILIMGLVLIIGGIPLLLYRWQMNVLTFGDEEAQSLGIDVRKTRLAIICCASLLTASSVCLCGAIGWVGLIMPHITRMLVGPNYKVLLPITLLSGGLFMLIVDNVARLIVPGELPIGILTALIGAPLFIYMLFKGRRDWS; encoded by the coding sequence TTGAAAGATACTGCGGTACAAAAAAAAGCCCGGCTATTCCAAATCGATTGGTCCGCTCAAAAAAATTGGATTATCGGTATAGTCTTGATTGTAACTATCATTCTGGTTGCGGGCATTTCGCTATCGTTCGGGGAGTATAGTATTCCTCTCGATCAAATCAGGGATTTATTCATCAGCCAGATCACTCAACGCCCACTAGATGCCGCAGATCAAAAAGCCGCGACAGTATTATTTTTAATTCGAATTCCCAGAATTATATTGGCGTTATTAGTGGGAGCCGCACTGTCGGCCTCCGGGGCGGCCTATCAGGGTGTATTCAAAAATCCAATGGTATCACCAGATATTCTGGGTGTTGCCGGAGGTGCTGGCGTCGGTGCCGCGATTGCTTTATTATTGGGATTTCCAACAATTGGGGTACATCTATTATCATTCTTGTTTGGCATTGGCGCAGTATCTTTGGTGTTAGTGCTTTCAAAATTGGTCGGGAAAAGTCAGGGCACCCTCTTGATTATGGTTCTTTCTGGGGTGGTTATTTCGTCTATTTTTTCAGCATTAACATCATTGATTAAATATCTGGCTGATGCTGATGATAAACTGCCCGAAATCACCTTCTGGCTGATGGGCAGCTTTGCCCGATCGGGCAGCTATCAGAATATTTTAATTATGGGTTTGGTGCTGATTATTGGAGGGATACCCCTCTTATTGTATCGTTGGCAAATGAATGTTCTGACTTTTGGTGATGAAGAAGCCCAATCATTGGGAATTGATGTCAGAAAAACGCGATTAGCCATTATTTGTTGTGCATCGCTGTTAACCGCATCTTCTGTTTGTCTTTGTGGAGCAATAGGCTGGGTCGGATTAATCATGCCACATATAACGCGTATGCTGGTGGGACCCAATTACAAGGTGCTTCTGCCAATCACCTTACTCAGTGGGGGCTTGTTTATGCTGATTGTGGATAATGTCGCCCGTTTAATTGTTCCCGGCGAGCTGCCAATCGGGATTTTAACCGCCCTGATTGGTGCGCCCTTGTTCATTTATATGTTATTTAAGGGAAGACGTGATTGGTCATGA
- a CDS encoding class I SAM-dependent methyltransferase has translation MKSLINWEELLSLKTAQHGPKPGSDYDPGVFWDKQAPMYDQMAKMEKAYTRLQIDAIPTSQTDTVLDLCCGPGRVTSMMAPRVKQVTAVDASPKMLEYCQMNCEALGISNVTTQLMNWNDIVLDDTVKKHDIVIASRSVAMQDIKKLNQLANKAAVIICWANGPHIPVILEDMFKNTSDTLSNRPGDFRNDRRLGYNVTFNMVYDLGLDPNISVIDDGFTKTYPSYEATYADLRQLRPFADDKLPIFKSNLEAMLTKNNDGTVTFLMQTKSFVLWWRPKHIDEINN, from the coding sequence ATGAAATCATTAATTAATTGGGAAGAACTTCTGTCCCTGAAGACCGCCCAACATGGGCCAAAACCAGGTTCAGATTATGACCCCGGGGTATTTTGGGATAAGCAGGCGCCGATGTATGATCAAATGGCAAAGATGGAAAAGGCCTATACCCGTCTTCAGATCGATGCCATTCCGACAAGTCAAACGGATACGGTGTTGGATCTTTGTTGTGGACCGGGAAGAGTCACATCGATGATGGCCCCTCGGGTTAAGCAGGTGACAGCCGTTGATGCATCCCCCAAAATGCTGGAGTATTGTCAGATGAACTGTGAAGCCTTAGGCATATCAAATGTCACCACTCAGTTGATGAACTGGAACGATATTGTTCTGGATGACACGGTAAAAAAGCACGATATTGTTATTGCCTCACGCTCTGTCGCCATGCAAGATATCAAGAAGCTAAATCAACTGGCAAATAAGGCCGCGGTTATCATTTGCTGGGCGAATGGTCCCCATATTCCGGTTATTCTGGAAGACATGTTTAAAAACACCAGTGATACGCTGTCAAATAGGCCAGGTGATTTCCGAAATGATCGAAGACTCGGTTATAATGTTACTTTCAATATGGTCTACGATCTGGGCTTGGACCCGAATATTTCAGTGATTGATGATGGGTTTACAAAAACTTATCCTTCATATGAAGCGACGTACGCTGATTTAAGACAATTACGGCCTTTTGCGGATGATAAGCTTCCTATTTTCAAATCAAATCTGGAAGCCATGTTAACGAAAAACAATGATGGAACAGTTACCTTTTTAATGCAAACAAAAAGTTTTGTTTTGTGGTGGCGACCCAAACACATTGATGAGATTAATAATTAA
- the deoC gene encoding deoxyribose-phosphate aldolase, which produces MTNKEILSHIDHTLLKQFATWEEITVICDDAITYETASVCIPPTYVKKIKETYGDKLNICTVIGFPLGYNTTATKVFEAVEAVNNGASEIDMVINITALKNKDYEVVQNEIAEIKQAIGDKILKVIVETCFLTEAEKVTVCKLVTNAKADYIKTSTGFGTAGATIEDIRLFKANIGPAVKMKAAGGVKSVDDLIAFINEGCARIGTSSAVKLLKGETAGNY; this is translated from the coding sequence ATGACAAACAAGGAAATTTTAAGCCATATTGATCACACACTGTTAAAACAATTTGCCACCTGGGAAGAGATTACGGTGATCTGTGACGATGCCATCACCTATGAAACCGCGTCGGTGTGTATTCCGCCGACTTATGTAAAAAAAATCAAAGAAACCTACGGCGATAAACTCAATATTTGTACTGTTATCGGTTTCCCGTTGGGTTATAACACCACGGCCACCAAGGTTTTTGAAGCGGTTGAGGCGGTTAACAACGGGGCCTCAGAAATTGATATGGTGATTAATATCACTGCCCTGAAAAACAAAGACTATGAAGTGGTTCAAAATGAAATTGCCGAAATTAAACAGGCCATCGGCGACAAGATCCTCAAGGTGATTGTGGAAACCTGTTTCCTGACCGAAGCCGAAAAAGTGACGGTCTGTAAGCTGGTGACCAATGCCAAAGCCGATTACATCAAAACTTCCACCGGTTTTGGAACCGCCGGGGCAACCATTGAAGACATTCGCTTATTTAAAGCCAATATCGGCCCGGCTGTAAAAATGAAGGCTGCTGGTGGGGTTAAATCCGTGGATGATCTGATTGCCTTTATCAACGAAGGCTGTGCCCGCATCGGAACCAGTTCTGCTGTTAAACTGTTAAAAGGTGAAACGGCTGGCAATTACTAA
- a CDS encoding ribulokinase, which yields MNTEKYFMGVDTGTQSVRVIVTDIKGAVMAGDEQVYETFYPQAGWAEQKPADWWNCFNVAVKNVMSSLTKEVRHNIQAVSVCSTSSTVIPIDDKGNPLADAIMWMDTRAKKEMKIINDTKHPVLEYSGGEDSVEWMLPKVLWIKNNQKEIYSKSYKIIEQLDWMNYQLCGVYATSICNSTCKWNYIKCEGGWNGEFFEQIGLEDYAEKLVLDVKQVGDFVGIINREFADHYDINPEMKVVQGGIDAHIGMLGLGVAKEGKLAMIMGTSFVQLAFSEKKLNLNGIWGPYNNAIVPDQWLLEGGQISAGSIIKWFMREFDMSSHENPYAYMNELVAKIPAGSEGLVALDFFQGNRTPYKDANAKGVIYGLTLSHTKAHIYRALLESVALGTKNIIDNFEAQGCPINIIVGCGGVTKDATWMQIIADVTGKPIVVTEDASASVLGCAIVAAVGSGTYASFDAATKGMVREAYSVQPNKDLYATYQGVFDTYTEIYEKLKDTMAK from the coding sequence ATGAACACAGAAAAGTATTTTATGGGTGTTGACACCGGAACACAAAGTGTCAGAGTGATTGTAACAGATATTAAAGGGGCGGTAATGGCTGGAGATGAACAGGTTTATGAAACCTTTTATCCTCAGGCTGGCTGGGCCGAACAGAAACCGGCCGACTGGTGGAATTGTTTTAATGTAGCGGTTAAAAATGTGATGTCGTCACTGACAAAAGAAGTACGCCATAACATCCAAGCGGTCAGTGTCTGCTCTACCTCATCAACGGTCATTCCGATTGATGACAAAGGCAACCCATTAGCCGATGCGATCATGTGGATGGATACCCGGGCCAAGAAAGAAATGAAAATCATCAATGACACCAAACACCCTGTTTTAGAATACTCCGGTGGAGAAGATTCAGTAGAATGGATGCTTCCCAAGGTGCTGTGGATTAAAAACAATCAAAAAGAAATCTATTCTAAAAGCTATAAAATTATTGAACAGTTGGACTGGATGAACTACCAGTTATGCGGGGTTTATGCCACCTCGATTTGTAATTCAACCTGCAAATGGAATTATATTAAGTGTGAAGGCGGTTGGAACGGCGAATTCTTTGAACAGATTGGTTTGGAAGACTATGCCGAAAAACTGGTTCTGGATGTGAAACAAGTGGGTGATTTTGTGGGCATCATCAACCGCGAATTTGCTGATCATTACGACATCAACCCGGAAATGAAGGTTGTTCAGGGCGGGATTGACGCTCATATCGGGATGCTTGGTTTAGGTGTTGCCAAAGAAGGCAAGCTGGCCATGATCATGGGGACCAGTTTTGTCCAACTGGCCTTTTCCGAAAAGAAACTGAATCTGAACGGAATTTGGGGTCCTTACAACAATGCCATCGTTCCCGACCAGTGGTTATTAGAAGGTGGCCAAATTTCGGCCGGTTCGATTATTAAATGGTTTATGCGGGAATTTGATATGAGTTCCCATGAAAACCCCTATGCCTATATGAATGAATTGGTAGCCAAAATTCCTGCCGGCTCGGAAGGTCTGGTAGCTCTTGACTTCTTCCAGGGAAATCGGACTCCCTACAAAGATGCCAATGCCAAAGGGGTGATTTACGGCTTAACCCTGAGTCATACCAAAGCGCATATTTATCGGGCCCTGCTAGAATCCGTAGCCCTTGGGACTAAAAATATCATCGATAACTTTGAAGCTCAGGGTTGTCCCATCAACATCATTGTAGGCTGCGGTGGGGTCACCAAAGATGCCACCTGGATGCAGATCATCGCTGATGTCACTGGCAAGCCAATTGTTGTCACCGAAGACGCCAGTGCCAGTGTTCTGGGCTGCGCCATTGTCGCGGCAGTCGGTTCCGGCACTTATGCATCCTTTGATGCGGCAACGAAAGGCATGGTCAGAGAAGCGTATTCGGTACAGCCCAACAAAGACCTGTACGCAACCTATCAGGGTGTCTTTGATACCTATACCGAAATCTATGAAAAGCTCAAAGACACCATGGCCAAATGA
- a CDS encoding galactitol-1-phosphate 5-dehydrogenase — protein MKAVSMYKPGDLRVEEVPLPIVLSDEVMVKVRAVGLCGSDIPRVLTYGAHVSPIIIGHEFSGEITALGADIKNFKVGDRVVVPPLIPCFECEWCQKGIYSLCEHYDYYGSRRNGALAEYVAVKEGNLLKVPDHVSYEDAATIDPCANAYHGLARANFLPGDSVCVVGTGPIGLFAAQYAKLAGASQVIAVDVWDEKLEIAKKVGADVTINSLKEDAVAAVMEATAGKGANIVIDFSGAPAAQKQCILMASKMGRVVYLGISHKGLDLSEKELDTLMRSQLSLIGSWNSFTKPYPGEDWTESLKMFAEKGMTAKDIISHRLPLDEVPNVFAEIAKGGYFYNKIMFYPWGEN, from the coding sequence ATGAAAGCTGTATCTATGTATAAACCAGGCGACTTGCGGGTGGAAGAGGTTCCCCTGCCGATTGTTTTGTCGGATGAGGTAATGGTAAAGGTTCGGGCCGTCGGTCTGTGTGGATCTGATATTCCCCGGGTACTGACCTATGGCGCCCATGTTTCGCCGATTATCATCGGTCACGAATTTTCGGGAGAAATCACCGCGCTGGGTGCGGATATTAAAAACTTCAAGGTTGGCGATCGGGTGGTGGTTCCGCCACTCATTCCTTGTTTTGAATGCGAATGGTGCCAGAAAGGCATTTACTCACTCTGCGAACACTATGACTATTATGGGTCCCGCCGCAATGGTGCCCTGGCAGAGTATGTAGCGGTAAAAGAAGGCAACCTGTTAAAAGTGCCTGATCATGTTTCCTATGAAGATGCGGCAACGATTGATCCATGTGCCAACGCTTATCACGGTTTGGCTCGGGCTAATTTTTTACCAGGCGATTCGGTTTGTGTGGTAGGCACTGGACCGATTGGTTTATTTGCTGCTCAATATGCCAAACTGGCTGGGGCATCGCAGGTGATTGCAGTGGATGTCTGGGATGAAAAATTGGAGATTGCCAAAAAAGTCGGTGCCGATGTTACCATCAACTCCCTAAAAGAAGATGCCGTAGCGGCGGTTATGGAAGCCACCGCTGGAAAAGGCGCCAATATCGTCATTGATTTTTCGGGCGCACCCGCGGCTCAAAAACAATGTATTCTAATGGCCAGCAAAATGGGCCGGGTTGTTTATCTGGGGATTTCCCACAAAGGACTGGATCTCAGTGAAAAAGAACTGGATACCTTAATGCGAAGCCAGTTGAGTCTGATCGGTTCCTGGAATTCGTTTACCAAACCCTATCCCGGGGAAGACTGGACCGAATCCTTAAAAATGTTTGCTGAAAAAGGCATGACCGCTAAAGACATTATCAGTCATCGTTTACCGCTTGATGAAGTGCCCAACGTTTTTGCTGAAATAGCCAAAGGTGGTTATTTCTACAATAAAATAATGTTTTATCCATGGGGGGAGAATTAA